Proteins from a single region of Apium graveolens cultivar Ventura chromosome 7, ASM990537v1, whole genome shotgun sequence:
- the LOC141674077 gene encoding uncharacterized protein LOC141674077: protein MGDMNNIFNQSEKKGGRRYPSWLVEGFKEVVEERGLKDMEMNGYQFTWERNHGTKDWVEIKLDRALVTQAWADNFQDAVLTNLEIVEDIWENYKDESTQVKMEKCTRALSEWGKDFTKSFRKRIDRRKKIIRRSNGRRDDYSINQYREENKKLAEILTQQEFFWKQRSK, encoded by the exons ATGGGGGACATGAACAATATTTTTAACCAATCTGAGAAGAAAGGTGGTAGGCGTTATCCGTCATGGCTGGTGGAGGGATTCAAAGAAGTTGTGGAAGAGCGTGGTCTTAAAGatatggaaatgaatgggtaTCAGTTTACTTGGGAACGAAATCATGGGACAAAAGATTGGGTGGAGATTAAGTTGGATAGAGCATTGGTCACGCAAGCTTGGGCTGACAACTTTCAAGATGCAGTGTTGACTAATCTGGAG ATTGTAGAGGATATATGGGAGAATTATAAGGATGAGAGTACTCAAGTGAAAATGGAGAAGTGTACAAGAGCTTTGAGCGAATGGGGGAAAGATTTTACTAAGAGCTTTCGTAAGAGAATAGATAGGAGGAAGAAAATAATAAGAAGATCAAATGGGAGAAGGGATGATTATTCAATCAACCAGtacagagaagaaaataaaaagtTGGCTGAAATATTAACTCAACAGGAATTTTTCTGGAAGCAGCGTTCAAAATAA